Proteins from a genomic interval of Schaalia odontolytica:
- a CDS encoding dicarboxylate/amino acid:cation symporter: protein MREFLRKSGILVWVIAAIILASVLGSIRIGGNHLIPVGVGRVFATFSDIFSQFLSFAIPLIIIGLVTPAIADLGRGAGKWLGITTAFAYGSTLFSGFLTFLVCFSLFPRLLASTQLSSVDKPGSALESYFTIEMPPPLQVMTALLLSFVVGIGLSMVPRGVLRKGFIEFRAIITRLIETIIVPLLPLHIFGIFLNLTYTGEAISVIRTLLRVVVVVLVLEVVILLTQFCVAGAVARRNPVKALLTMMPAYLTALGTSSSAATIPVTLRQTKKNGVSEAVASFTVPLCATIHLAGSTSKIFAFAFAIVLTQGLSVSPVQWVGFIFMLGITMVAAPGVPGGAIMAATGLLSSMLGFNEAQVGLMIATYIALDSFGTATNVTGDGAIAMIVDRVAHGTIGREGDPENARELAFDGMVYLDRVSVEGVVSPEELADSAARHRTTRVPGHFLGGQP from the coding sequence ATGCGCGAGTTTCTGCGTAAGTCCGGAATTCTCGTGTGGGTGATCGCGGCGATCATCCTCGCGAGCGTCCTCGGATCGATTCGCATTGGCGGCAACCACCTGATCCCGGTCGGGGTCGGACGCGTTTTTGCAACCTTCTCCGACATCTTCAGCCAGTTCCTGAGCTTTGCGATCCCGCTGATCATCATCGGCCTCGTGACTCCTGCCATCGCCGACCTGGGTCGAGGGGCCGGGAAGTGGCTGGGCATTACGACCGCTTTTGCCTACGGATCGACCCTGTTCTCCGGCTTCCTCACGTTCCTCGTGTGCTTCTCGCTTTTCCCGCGCCTGCTCGCGTCGACTCAACTGTCGAGCGTGGACAAGCCGGGTAGCGCCCTGGAGTCCTACTTCACGATCGAGATGCCCCCGCCCCTGCAGGTCATGACCGCGCTGCTGCTGTCCTTCGTGGTCGGCATCGGCCTGTCGATGGTGCCGCGAGGCGTCCTGCGCAAGGGATTCATCGAGTTTCGCGCGATCATCACCCGCCTGATTGAAACGATCATCGTTCCGCTCCTGCCCCTGCACATCTTCGGCATCTTCCTGAACCTGACCTACACGGGAGAGGCAATCTCCGTCATCCGCACGCTGCTGCGCGTGGTCGTTGTCGTCCTCGTCTTGGAGGTCGTCATTCTTCTCACACAGTTCTGCGTCGCGGGAGCGGTCGCGCGTCGCAACCCGGTCAAGGCGTTGCTCACCATGATGCCGGCCTACCTGACGGCGCTGGGGACCTCCTCCTCGGCGGCAACCATCCCGGTGACGCTGCGCCAGACGAAGAAGAACGGCGTGTCGGAGGCGGTCGCTTCCTTCACCGTTCCGCTGTGCGCGACGATCCACCTGGCCGGCTCGACGTCGAAGATCTTCGCCTTCGCCTTCGCGATCGTCCTGACCCAGGGGCTCAGCGTTTCGCCGGTGCAGTGGGTTGGATTTATCTTCATGCTCGGCATCACGATGGTCGCCGCCCCCGGCGTGCCCGGCGGCGCCATCATGGCGGCCACGGGCCTGCTGTCCTCGATGCTGGGGTTCAACGAGGCGCAGGTCGGGCTCATGATTGCGACCTATATCGCCCTGGATTCCTTTGGTACCGCCACGAACGTCACGGGCGACGGGGCGATCGCGATGATCGTCGACCGCGTCGCTCACGGAACGATCGGGCGCGAGGGAGACCCGGAGAACGCCCGCGAGCTGGCTTTCGACGGCATGGTCTACCTGGATCGCGTCTCCGTCGAGGGCGTTGTCAGTCCCGAGGAACTGGCCGATTCGGCCGCTCGTCATCGCACCACACGGGTTCCGGGGCATTTCCTGGGAGGGCAGCCCTAG
- a CDS encoding DUF3800 domain-containing protein translates to MLVAYLDEVAEAGAFVSKGHKNYNGSPAFGYAGFVISSDQVRAMSQCFTEKKRRLFAHLIPSNATGGTWERKGSDIFTPVAWESYRRPIEGFRELVRFLCSRGGRLFFYGEEKPLGTATERWGKDSRAQKQGLLEFKWKCLYQALNRLCTFAESQDEDLIVIMDTENEKERVVQVQNSYAHVFNRTADPDHGEMRRLIESTMHVDSKLSANVQFADWVAAAVRRAFEYQLLEGSSFDWVPTAFEELMRRKPTIESKLYLSHSRGGVRNLHNSDIFARERPALAMSISQRLSPEEKERMEVARAGMLTVARASGL, encoded by the coding sequence ATGCTGGTTGCTTATCTTGACGAGGTCGCCGAGGCGGGAGCGTTTGTTAGTAAGGGGCATAAGAACTACAACGGGTCGCCGGCTTTCGGCTACGCTGGCTTCGTAATCTCGAGTGATCAGGTGCGAGCGATGTCGCAATGCTTCACTGAGAAGAAAAGGAGACTCTTCGCCCACCTGATCCCGTCGAATGCGACGGGAGGGACCTGGGAGAGGAAGGGATCGGATATCTTCACCCCAGTGGCGTGGGAAAGCTATCGGCGCCCGATCGAAGGCTTTCGAGAGCTCGTGCGTTTTCTCTGCTCCCGTGGGGGACGTTTGTTTTTCTACGGGGAAGAGAAGCCGCTGGGCACTGCTACGGAACGGTGGGGGAAAGACTCTCGGGCCCAAAAGCAGGGGCTCCTTGAGTTTAAGTGGAAATGCCTTTATCAAGCTCTCAACAGACTGTGCACGTTCGCGGAGAGTCAGGATGAAGACCTGATCGTCATCATGGACACCGAGAACGAGAAAGAACGTGTCGTTCAAGTGCAGAACTCGTATGCCCATGTTTTTAACCGCACAGCAGATCCTGACCATGGTGAAATGCGACGGCTTATCGAATCAACAATGCATGTCGATTCGAAGCTCAGTGCAAACGTTCAATTTGCCGACTGGGTCGCGGCGGCCGTGCGGCGCGCCTTCGAATACCAGCTCCTTGAAGGCAGTTCGTTCGACTGGGTTCCAACAGCCTTCGAGGAGCTGATGCGGAGGAAACCGACGATCGAGTCAAAACTGTACCTGTCGCACTCCCGGGGAGGGGTTCGGAACCTCCATAACTCCGACATCTTCGCAAGAGAGCGTCCCGCGCTCGCGATGTCGATCAGCCAGAGATTAAGCCCTGAGGAGAAGGAGCGGATGGAAGTGGCGAGGGCTGGAATGCTCACGGTGGCGCGCGCAAGTGGGCTATAA
- a CDS encoding DUF3017 domain-containing protein → MKNEERGVRARLGAWLGCALSVLGVLGVIALSATDHRYRAVMVLVAMLAGMGALRLWTPGRPWFASRGRLVDVSVYVILAAIIWYLAPYVSTMAVR, encoded by the coding sequence GTGAAGAACGAGGAGAGGGGAGTGCGCGCACGGCTGGGCGCGTGGCTCGGTTGCGCTCTCAGCGTCCTCGGCGTCCTCGGCGTGATCGCGCTGTCGGCGACGGATCACCGTTACCGGGCTGTGATGGTCCTGGTTGCGATGCTGGCGGGGATGGGTGCCCTGCGTCTGTGGACCCCTGGGCGTCCGTGGTTTGCCTCGAGGGGGCGCCTCGTTGACGTCTCCGTGTACGTGATTCTCGCCGCGATTATCTGGTATCTAGCTCCCTACGTGTCGACGATGGCGGTGCGCTGA
- a CDS encoding NAD-dependent protein deacylase: MNGDVSTLADWIADSPSTVFFGGAGVSTESGIPDFRGANGFYFQEREIPLETVLSIDFFSRHPEAYWQWFDEVYRPVEPNGAHRALASLEAAGRLDAVITQNIDGLHQRAGSRAVWELHGNWERLVCPGCGAVQPLGESLRSSTDPVPSCPSCGSHLRPDIVMYGEALDQGVIEAAVTAISRASVLIVAGTSLVVYPAAGLIDYFSGDHLVLMNATPTSADAHADMIIREPVAHTFDQVMAELHARGVVSA; the protein is encoded by the coding sequence ATGAACGGCGACGTTTCGACCCTGGCGGATTGGATCGCTGATTCGCCCTCCACCGTGTTTTTCGGCGGCGCGGGCGTGTCCACGGAGTCGGGAATCCCCGATTTTCGAGGGGCGAACGGCTTCTACTTTCAGGAGCGCGAGATTCCCCTTGAAACGGTGCTGAGCATCGACTTCTTCAGCCGCCACCCCGAGGCGTACTGGCAGTGGTTTGACGAGGTGTACCGCCCGGTGGAGCCCAACGGCGCACACAGGGCCCTGGCGTCTCTGGAGGCCGCGGGTCGCCTGGACGCTGTCATCACGCAGAACATCGACGGCCTGCACCAGCGGGCCGGGTCGCGCGCCGTGTGGGAGCTGCACGGCAACTGGGAGCGGCTCGTGTGCCCGGGATGCGGAGCCGTCCAGCCGCTGGGTGAGTCTCTCCGTTCCAGCACCGACCCCGTCCCTTCGTGCCCGTCATGCGGTTCCCATCTGCGCCCGGATATCGTCATGTACGGCGAGGCCCTCGACCAGGGCGTCATCGAGGCCGCCGTCACCGCTATTTCTCGGGCGTCCGTTCTCATCGTGGCCGGGACGTCCCTCGTGGTGTATCCAGCGGCGGGCCTCATCGACTATTTCTCCGGGGACCACCTGGTGCTCATGAACGCGACCCCCACCTCGGCCGATGCGCACGCGGACATGATTATCCGCGAGCCTGTCGCCCACACGTTCGACCAGGTCATGGCCGAGTTGCACGCGCGGGGTGTCGTGTCTGCGTAG
- a CDS encoding 6-phosphofructokinase, protein MSTVRIGVLTSGGDAQGMNAAVRGVVRTALARGAQPYAILEGWQGACDGGDSIKRMEWSDVSSILAEGGTVIGTARSADFRTYEGRHRAAANLLEHGIDHLVVIGGDGSLSGTDEFRSEWGQHVRELADEGVISEQDALAHPDLIVVGLVGSIDNDMVGTDMTIGADTALHRILDAIDQLTSTAASHQRTFVVEVMGRHCGYLPLMAAVAGGADYVFTPEDPAGPGWQDDLAEHLRLGREAGRRESIVLVAEGARDRDGNELPAQLVADTIEERTGEDARVTILGHVQRGGTPSAYDRWMSTLLGYAAVQEILDRTGDDEPVILGVRHNRITRIPLMKAVRDTRAVKDLVAAGDYKAAQASRGTSFSSMVGINQVLSTPPQLTPEPEGETMRVAIIHAGGLAPGMNTAARVAVRLGIARGWTMLGVEGSWSGLADDRVRPLIWSDVEGWAFKGGAELGTKRDIPPVEQFYALGRAIERNEIDALLVIGGLNAYLGVHAITSEKDRYPAFQIPMLLIPASIDNNLPGCELAIGTDTAINNATWAIDRIKESAAASKRCFIAETMGRRCGYLTLMSALSTGAEYMYMNEDAPSLEQIAVDAARMVTSFKSGRRLFLTLVNESTSQYYDREFLADVFNAESEGIFDVRHMALGHLQQGGSPSPYDRLLATRLVSRAFAQLVDQFERGDRGAYYIGQVGNNTEARPVKNMFDDLDIVNRRPFLQWWRDMVPVQRIVSLQNPGIEAAPIHIDDSIE, encoded by the coding sequence ATGAGCACTGTGCGCATCGGAGTCCTCACATCCGGCGGAGACGCCCAGGGAATGAACGCGGCCGTTCGCGGAGTTGTGCGAACGGCGCTGGCCAGGGGCGCGCAGCCCTACGCCATCCTCGAAGGATGGCAGGGTGCATGCGACGGCGGCGATTCCATCAAGAGAATGGAATGGTCGGACGTGTCCTCGATCCTCGCCGAAGGCGGGACGGTCATCGGCACAGCCCGCAGCGCGGACTTCCGCACCTACGAGGGGCGCCACCGTGCCGCGGCCAACCTCCTCGAACACGGGATCGACCACCTCGTCGTGATCGGCGGCGACGGATCTCTGTCGGGAACGGACGAGTTTAGAAGCGAGTGGGGGCAGCACGTTCGAGAACTCGCCGATGAGGGCGTTATTTCGGAGCAGGATGCTCTCGCCCACCCGGATCTCATCGTCGTCGGTCTGGTCGGATCGATCGACAACGACATGGTGGGCACCGACATGACGATCGGCGCTGACACCGCGCTGCACCGCATCTTGGACGCGATCGACCAGCTGACCAGCACGGCGGCCTCCCACCAGCGCACGTTTGTCGTCGAGGTCATGGGCCGTCACTGCGGCTACCTGCCCCTGATGGCCGCGGTCGCGGGCGGCGCCGACTATGTCTTCACCCCCGAGGATCCGGCCGGTCCCGGTTGGCAGGATGACCTCGCGGAGCACCTGCGCCTGGGCCGCGAGGCGGGGCGCCGCGAGTCGATCGTCCTGGTTGCCGAGGGAGCGCGCGATCGCGACGGCAACGAGCTACCCGCGCAGCTGGTCGCCGACACCATCGAGGAACGTACCGGCGAAGACGCGCGAGTGACGATTCTTGGTCACGTCCAGCGCGGGGGCACTCCGTCGGCCTACGACCGCTGGATGTCCACCCTGCTCGGCTACGCCGCCGTCCAGGAGATCCTCGATCGCACGGGCGATGATGAGCCCGTCATCCTGGGGGTGCGTCACAACCGCATCACCCGGATTCCCCTCATGAAAGCGGTGCGCGACACTCGCGCTGTGAAGGACCTGGTCGCGGCGGGAGACTACAAGGCCGCCCAGGCGTCGCGGGGCACGTCTTTCTCCTCGATGGTGGGCATCAACCAGGTGCTGTCGACGCCTCCTCAGCTCACCCCGGAACCGGAGGGTGAAACGATGCGGGTCGCGATCATCCACGCCGGCGGCCTCGCGCCCGGCATGAACACGGCGGCCCGGGTGGCCGTGCGCCTGGGCATTGCCCGCGGTTGGACGATGCTGGGCGTTGAGGGGTCGTGGAGTGGCCTCGCCGACGACCGGGTGCGTCCCCTCATCTGGTCGGACGTTGAGGGGTGGGCCTTCAAGGGAGGCGCGGAGCTCGGAACGAAGCGCGACATCCCGCCCGTGGAGCAGTTCTACGCGCTGGGGCGAGCCATCGAACGCAATGAGATCGACGCGCTCCTCGTGATCGGAGGACTCAACGCCTACCTCGGTGTCCACGCCATCACCTCGGAGAAGGACCGCTACCCGGCGTTCCAGATTCCGATGCTCCTGATTCCCGCGTCGATCGACAACAACCTGCCCGGTTGTGAGCTCGCGATCGGCACCGACACGGCGATCAACAACGCCACGTGGGCGATCGACCGGATCAAGGAGAGCGCCGCCGCTTCCAAGCGCTGCTTTATCGCGGAGACGATGGGGCGCCGCTGCGGATACCTGACTCTCATGAGCGCCCTGTCGACGGGCGCGGAGTACATGTACATGAACGAGGACGCTCCTTCCCTCGAACAGATTGCCGTAGATGCGGCTCGGATGGTGACGTCCTTCAAGTCTGGGCGTCGGCTCTTCCTCACCCTCGTCAACGAGTCGACGTCCCAGTACTACGACCGCGAGTTCCTCGCCGACGTGTTCAACGCCGAGTCCGAGGGCATCTTTGATGTGCGTCACATGGCCCTGGGGCACCTGCAGCAGGGCGGGTCGCCGTCGCCCTACGATCGACTCTTGGCGACCCGGCTCGTGAGTCGCGCCTTCGCGCAGCTCGTCGACCAGTTCGAGCGTGGGGACCGGGGGGCCTACTACATCGGACAGGTCGGCAACAACACCGAGGCGCGGCCCGTGAAGAACATGTTCGACGACCTGGACATCGTCAACCGTCGGCCCTTCCTCCAGTGGTGGCGTGACATGGTTCCCGTCCAGCGCATCGTCTCCCTGCAGAACCCCGGGATTGAGGCCGCACCGATCCACATCGACGATTCGATCGAGTGA
- the pta gene encoding phosphate acetyltransferase — protein MSRFIVVAPGSSEAAALATEELARVLGAATCVDALAGTSASDAALRPASALPAAVQAVRASGDDALIIPAREASNRSFDHVAWNLALAASTRAGVVLAFDSEGASPELLAEEIAAARLRAQAAAASVVAVILTGAVPEVTCDLPLFSLPLTEEAAQCLRERPAPSAVTPIAFQADLIERARADRKRIVLPEPNDDRVLQAAAQVLAAGIADITFVGDADYVAKRAGELGLDLSAAQVVSVNDPAYLERYAEEFARLRAKKGVTLEQAREKVTDVSYFGTMMVHMGDADGMVSGAAHTTAHTIVPSFQIIKTAPGVSVVSSIFLMAMKDRVWAFGDCAVNPNPTPQQLADIAITSAHTAAQFGVTPRVAMLSYSTGTSGSGPDVDAVVEATRLAREKAPDLAIEGPIQFDAAVDEAVASKKLPGSEVAGKATVFVFPSLEAGNIGYKAVQRSSGAVAVGPVLQGLNKPVNDLSRGALVEDIVNTVALTAVQAQG, from the coding sequence GTGTCCCGTTTCATTGTTGTCGCCCCCGGCTCGTCGGAGGCAGCCGCCCTCGCCACGGAGGAGCTCGCCCGCGTCCTGGGCGCCGCCACCTGCGTTGATGCCCTTGCCGGCACGAGCGCCTCGGACGCGGCCCTGCGTCCCGCCTCCGCTCTTCCCGCGGCGGTCCAGGCCGTGCGCGCGTCCGGCGATGACGCGCTGATCATCCCGGCTCGCGAGGCCTCGAACCGTTCGTTCGACCACGTTGCCTGGAACCTCGCGCTGGCGGCATCCACCCGCGCCGGTGTCGTCCTCGCTTTCGACTCCGAGGGTGCCAGCCCCGAGCTGCTCGCCGAGGAGATCGCCGCCGCCCGCCTGCGCGCGCAGGCCGCTGCCGCAAGCGTCGTCGCGGTCATCCTCACCGGTGCCGTCCCTGAGGTCACGTGCGACCTGCCGCTCTTCTCCCTGCCCCTGACCGAGGAGGCCGCCCAGTGCTTGCGCGAGCGTCCCGCGCCGAGCGCAGTCACCCCCATCGCCTTCCAAGCCGACCTTATTGAGCGTGCGCGCGCTGATCGCAAGCGCATCGTCCTGCCCGAGCCCAACGACGACCGTGTCCTGCAGGCCGCGGCGCAGGTCCTCGCCGCGGGCATCGCCGACATTACCTTCGTGGGTGACGCCGATTACGTCGCTAAGCGGGCGGGCGAGCTCGGCCTCGACCTGAGCGCCGCCCAGGTCGTCTCCGTTAACGATCCCGCCTACCTGGAGCGCTACGCCGAAGAGTTCGCTCGTCTGCGCGCGAAGAAGGGCGTCACGCTGGAGCAGGCGCGCGAGAAGGTCACGGATGTCTCCTACTTCGGCACGATGATGGTGCACATGGGCGACGCCGACGGCATGGTCTCCGGCGCAGCCCACACGACGGCTCACACGATCGTTCCCTCCTTCCAGATCATCAAGACCGCCCCCGGCGTCTCCGTGGTGTCCTCGATCTTCCTCATGGCAATGAAGGACCGGGTGTGGGCGTTTGGTGACTGCGCGGTCAACCCCAACCCCACGCCGCAACAGCTGGCCGACATCGCGATCACGTCGGCGCACACCGCCGCCCAGTTTGGCGTCACCCCCCGCGTCGCCATGCTGTCCTATTCCACCGGCACGTCCGGCTCCGGGCCGGACGTGGATGCGGTTGTCGAGGCCACGCGTCTGGCCCGGGAGAAGGCCCCCGATCTGGCCATTGAGGGTCCCATCCAGTTCGACGCTGCCGTCGACGAGGCCGTGGCGTCCAAGAAGTTGCCCGGTTCCGAGGTCGCGGGCAAGGCCACCGTCTTCGTGTTCCCCTCGCTTGAGGCCGGAAACATCGGATACAAGGCCGTGCAGCGCTCCTCCGGCGCCGTCGCCGTCGGCCCGGTCCTGCAGGGCCTGAACAAGCCCGTCAACGACCTGTCGCGCGGCGCTCTCGTCGAGGACATCGTCAACACTGTCGCCCTGACCGCCGTCCAGGCCCAGGGCTGA
- a CDS encoding NUDIX hydrolase → MTLPLTFPIAVDIVALTVIDHTLHALVVRRGIEPFKDHLALPGGFLRDGEQTEEAAARELEEETGITPPGHLEQLRSYGPEGRDPRGPVLSVAYLLLAPSFSPARSGGDAAGALWHPVDALLAPTSPLAFDHASILADGVERARSKIEYSPLATSFCGPEFTITQLRETYEAIWGSALDPRNFHRKATKTASFIEATGGTVREGAGRPAALYRLVPGVDDTAFVLDPPLRRPTRAGVTPPTQSATARSAQE, encoded by the coding sequence ATGACCCTGCCCTTGACATTCCCGATCGCGGTCGACATCGTCGCTCTGACCGTCATTGACCACACGCTCCACGCTCTCGTCGTGCGGCGCGGAATTGAGCCTTTCAAGGATCACTTGGCGCTCCCCGGCGGCTTTCTGCGCGACGGCGAGCAGACCGAGGAGGCGGCAGCACGCGAGCTTGAGGAAGAAACAGGCATCACTCCCCCCGGGCATCTCGAGCAGCTGCGTTCCTACGGACCGGAAGGCCGCGACCCGCGCGGGCCCGTCCTCTCCGTCGCCTACCTCCTCCTCGCCCCCTCGTTCTCACCAGCCCGCTCGGGCGGTGATGCCGCGGGAGCCCTCTGGCATCCCGTCGACGCCCTCCTTGCTCCCACCTCACCCCTCGCCTTCGATCACGCGAGCATCCTCGCCGACGGGGTTGAGCGCGCACGCTCAAAGATCGAGTACTCACCGCTGGCCACATCCTTCTGCGGCCCCGAGTTCACCATCACGCAGCTGCGCGAGACCTACGAGGCGATCTGGGGCAGCGCCCTCGATCCGCGCAACTTCCATCGCAAGGCCACCAAGACCGCTTCCTTCATCGAAGCAACCGGGGGCACCGTCCGCGAGGGAGCCGGTCGGCCCGCCGCCCTCTACCGCCTCGTCCCCGGCGTCGACGACACCGCCTTCGTCCTCGACCCTCCCCTGCGCAGGCCCACCCGCGCGGGGGTGACACCCCCGACGCAGAGCGCGACCGCGCGCAGTGCGCAAGAATAG
- a CDS encoding SPFH domain-containing protein, whose translation MGTLHHHPFLIHYQGGAGDHVVQIRAGRTVRSGVGQSFWLRAGRCALAEVPTANRAHSFLVQTTTADQQNINAQVSITYHIEDAEAAAAHYDFGLYPREAGADAQGLWQIDETVTRIAFSALASAIGEMTLADAIGGSLERVARVLAQAFAADDQLRATGVAVVDARLLSLRPDEGVESSLRAPLLEQLQAEADRALYERRALAVERESQISENEMQSKLDLARKRADLVDQEGHNARREAEEKAAADAIEVEAEARRITEKAKAYEIDWNTAGRARIANDAAYIQALAAAGPEVARALALKEMAKNMPSFGNITITADVLSDLVAAFTGSAKAGQ comes from the coding sequence ATGGGAACCCTTCACCACCACCCCTTCCTCATCCACTACCAGGGCGGAGCCGGCGACCACGTCGTCCAGATCCGCGCCGGACGCACCGTCCGATCCGGGGTCGGCCAGTCCTTCTGGCTGCGAGCCGGGCGCTGCGCGCTCGCGGAGGTCCCCACCGCCAACCGCGCCCACAGCTTCCTCGTCCAGACGACCACCGCCGACCAACAGAACATCAACGCGCAGGTTTCGATCACCTACCACATCGAAGACGCCGAGGCGGCCGCCGCGCACTACGACTTCGGCCTGTACCCGCGCGAAGCGGGAGCGGACGCTCAGGGGCTGTGGCAGATCGACGAGACCGTCACCCGAATCGCGTTCTCAGCCCTGGCCTCGGCAATCGGAGAGATGACGCTCGCCGATGCAATTGGCGGCTCACTGGAGCGGGTCGCTCGCGTGCTCGCCCAGGCCTTCGCTGCGGATGATCAGCTGCGGGCCACCGGCGTTGCCGTCGTCGATGCGCGCTTGCTGAGCCTGCGCCCGGACGAGGGGGTTGAATCCTCCCTACGTGCCCCTCTCCTCGAACAGCTCCAGGCCGAGGCCGACCGCGCTCTTTACGAGCGCCGGGCGCTCGCGGTCGAACGCGAGTCCCAGATCTCCGAAAACGAGATGCAGTCCAAGCTCGACCTGGCGCGCAAGCGCGCCGACCTGGTCGACCAGGAAGGGCATAACGCCCGGCGCGAGGCCGAAGAGAAGGCCGCCGCGGACGCGATTGAGGTCGAAGCGGAAGCGCGCCGTATCACCGAAAAAGCTAAGGCCTACGAGATCGACTGGAACACTGCTGGCCGTGCCAGGATCGCGAACGACGCCGCATACATCCAGGCGCTCGCGGCAGCCGGGCCCGAAGTGGCCCGCGCCCTCGCCCTCAAGGAAATGGCGAAGAACATGCCGTCCTTCGGGAACATCACCATCACCGCCGACGTGCTCAGCGACCTCGTCGCGGCCTTCACCGGCTCCGCGAAGGCGGGTCAGTAG
- a CDS encoding acetate/propionate family kinase gives MSASSVLVINSGSSSIKYQLVDPETGDAIAKGIVERIGDSMGIVRHVHGESVTEEEIPIADHTVGMREVLRLFDAEGPTLAEAGIVAVGHRIVQGGCHFDGPALITDEVRDLIEELCPLAPLHNPAHLKGIDVARELMPDVPHVAVFDTAFFQQLPDRSALYALETETAKKYSVRRYGAHGTSHQFVSQEISTMLGRDDLKQIVLHLGNGASVSAVKNGHPIDTSMGLTPLEGLMMGTRTGDIDPAVVFHLQRVAGMSVDEVDTLFNKKSGMKGMTGESDMRSVWAMIHNDEDPENQQRARTAMDVYVNRLLKYVGSYTAELGGLDVITFTAGIGENDSDVRRELAEALAPFGVKIDVEANKVRSGEPRIVSTPDSTVTLVVFPTNEELAIARQALTFA, from the coding sequence GTGTCTGCTTCCTCCGTTCTCGTCATTAACTCGGGGTCCTCCTCCATTAAGTATCAGCTCGTCGACCCCGAAACGGGCGATGCTATCGCGAAGGGCATCGTGGAGCGCATCGGCGACTCCATGGGCATCGTGAGGCACGTCCACGGCGAGTCGGTGACCGAGGAGGAGATCCCCATTGCGGATCACACCGTCGGAATGCGCGAGGTCCTGCGCCTCTTCGACGCGGAGGGCCCGACCCTGGCCGAAGCGGGCATCGTCGCCGTCGGCCACCGCATCGTTCAGGGCGGCTGTCACTTCGACGGCCCGGCGCTAATCACGGACGAGGTTCGCGACCTCATTGAGGAGCTGTGTCCGCTCGCTCCCCTGCATAATCCCGCCCACCTCAAGGGCATCGACGTGGCGCGCGAGCTCATGCCCGACGTCCCGCACGTCGCCGTTTTCGACACGGCGTTCTTCCAGCAGCTCCCCGACCGCTCCGCGCTGTACGCCCTCGAGACCGAGACGGCCAAGAAGTACTCGGTGCGTCGCTACGGCGCGCACGGCACCTCCCACCAGTTTGTCTCACAGGAAATCTCCACGATGCTCGGGCGCGACGATCTCAAGCAGATCGTCCTGCACCTGGGCAACGGCGCCTCCGTGTCCGCGGTCAAGAACGGCCACCCGATTGACACGTCCATGGGCCTGACCCCCCTCGAGGGGCTGATGATGGGCACGCGCACGGGCGACATTGACCCGGCCGTGGTGTTCCACCTCCAGCGCGTGGCGGGCATGAGCGTCGACGAGGTCGACACGCTTTTCAACAAGAAGTCCGGCATGAAGGGCATGACCGGCGAGTCCGACATGCGCTCCGTGTGGGCAATGATCCACAACGACGAAGATCCCGAGAACCAGCAGCGCGCCCGTACCGCGATGGACGTCTACGTCAACCGCCTGCTGAAGTACGTGGGCTCCTACACCGCTGAGCTGGGCGGACTGGACGTCATCACCTTCACCGCCGGCATCGGCGAGAACGACAGCGACGTGCGCCGCGAGCTGGCCGAGGCCCTCGCACCCTTCGGCGTCAAGATCGACGTGGAAGCGAACAAGGTACGCAGCGGCGAGCCGCGCATCGTCTCGACGCCGGATTCGACCGTGACGCTGGTCGTCTTCCCCACCAACGAGGAGCTGGCGATCGCACGCCAGGCGCTGACCTTCGCCTGA